Sequence from the Halodesulfovibrio aestuarii DSM 17919 = ATCC 29578 genome:
AGTAAAACCGCGTAACATGGCCGATAATTCGTTTTAGTCGAATGGGCTTTAGTATTTTTACTTGGTCAGGTGAGCTGTACTGGGACTTGCAGCCTCCAGATCGATGGCTAGACCCATATTCTTGAAGTATTTCAAGAAGGTAGTAAGTCATAGCTGTGGGTGACAGATAAGAATCTGTTATCCCTGTGCACGTCTTTAGCCGCTCTGTATGTTGAGTGCTGAAGCGTGAAGAAGCAACAGGAGTATGCTGATGGAAAGCTTTATGTCATGGCTGGATATGATCGACGGATGGGTATGGGGCCCTGTAATGCTTACCTTGCTGGTTGGTACCGGCCTTCTGCTGACAATTATGCTCAAGGGTTTGCAGTTTAGAAAACTTGGCTATTCTTTGTATCTTGCGCTTATTAAACGTAAAGACGACGAGGCAGAAGACGGCGATATCTCAAACTTTGAAGCCCTGATGACTGCGCTCTCTGCAACCGTTGGTACAGGTAACATCGCCGGTGTTGCTACTGCGATTGCTATTGGTGGTCCTGGTGCGTTGTTCTGGATGTGGATTACCGGTCTTGTTGGTATGGCTACCAAGTTTGGTGAAGCTGTACTTGCTGTAAAATACCGCGTGAAAGACGAAAATGGCGAAATGTGCGGTGGTCCAATGTACTACATTGCACGTGGTCTTGGCTGGAAAGGTCTCGGCTCTGTTTTCGCATTTTTCGCAGCTGTTGCCGCATTTGGTATCGGTAACATGGTACAGTCCAACTCTGTAGCACTTGCTGTTAAAGATACCTTTGGTATTGATCCTTTCATTGTTGGTATCATTCTCGCAATTCTTACCGCGGTCGTAGTTCTTGGTGGTATTAAGTCTATTGGTAAAGTTACCTCTATTCTTATTCCTATCATGATTGTGTTCTACGTTGGTGGTGCTCTGTTCATTATTCTTTCTAACCTTGATAAGGTTGGTCCTGCATTTAGTCTTGTTTTTGAATACGCATTTAGCCCTGTTGCAGCTTCCGGTGGTTTTGCTGGCGCAACAGTCGCAGCAGCTATCCGCTTCGGTGTTGCACGTGGCGTATTTTCTAACGAATCCGGTCTTGGTTCTGCTCCAATTGCTGCAGCTGCAGCGCAAACCAAGCACCCTGTAGATCAGGCTCTCGTTTCCATGACTCAGACCTTCATTGATACAATCGTTATTTGTACTATGACTGGTCTCGTAATCATCATGTTCAACTGGGATTCTGGTCTTACTAGTTCTTCTCTTACTACCGAAGCATTCCGTCTCGGTTTTGAAGGCGGCCAGTACGTTGTAACCATTGGTCTTATTCTCTTCGCGTACTCCACTATTCTTGGCTGGTGTTACTACGGTGAGAAATCCATTGAATACCTCCTTGGTACAGCTGCTATCAAACCTTACCGAATTGTGTACATCGCAGTTATTCTCTTTGGTGCTGTACAGAAAGTTGGTCTGGTTTGGACTCTGGCAGATATCTTCAACGGCCTTATGGCTCTTCCAAACTTAATTGGTCTTCTCTTCCTCAGTCCGGTTATTGTTCGCGAAACCCGTGAATACTTTGCAATGAAAAATGGTGTTGCACCTGAAGCATTGCGCCACGCTGATAAATAGTTAAGTTACCTAACAGATAAAAAGCCCCTTCTGATTATTCAGGAGGGGCTTTTTTTATGTCACAGAAAAGAATTGTACGAGTAACAAATATGGGGTGACGTTGTGGTAGCAATGACGTGTCGCAGTAACTGTTGAAATAACTTGATAAAAAATGGAAAAGCTATTCTGTTGCGCTGTAGACGATGTTTATGCGCAGAATAAACATTTTAAGACATAATAGAATGCATGCCTATTGGGGATGCGTTCAATTTCCTCGAAAATTGCAACGTTAAGAGAGAAGTGTACAATGAAAAATCAAAATCGTCGTCAATTCCTTCAGTCCGGAGCTTTTACGCTGATGGGGATGTCTTTGATGGGAAGTAAAGCTTTTGCTGCTCCAACCAAAACAGCCTTTGCTCCAGTACGCTTTGGTGTGATTTCAGACCCGCATCTTGATATTAAGGGTAAAAACGGTATGAAGATGAGCGCAGCTAGTGTGGACTGTGTTCATCAGGCTGTAAAAGGACTTAATCAGGAGACAGGGTTGTCTTTTGTTGTTGTCACTGGTGATCTTCTTCTTGATGGTGAAAAAGAGAATGCTGAAGCAATTAAAGGATTATTGGACAGATTGACCGTTCCGTATTTTGTTATCGCTGGAAACCATGATTTTGTGCCGGTAAATCCTGCAAAGCATCGAGAAGGTTTTTCCTACCTTACTATTGAAGAATTTGTGAAGTTTTTTGATGGGAAAGGGTACGATGGTTCAGGTAATCGTTATTGGGCACACTCTGTTGTTCCCGGGCTGCGTATCATCGGTCTTGATGCCAACCTTCCGCTTGAGCAGAAAAAGTGGGGTGGTGTGCTTCCAGAAGAGCAGTTGGAATGGCTTGATACGCAGTTGAGTGACCATAAGGACGAGATGAATATTGTGTTCATGCATCATAACGTCATTCCGTGGTCCAGTGATGAGCTGAAGGGAGGCCCTAAACAGTGGTTCTGTGCTGATAACGCTGAGGCTGTACGTGCCGTTCTTGAGAGGCATGCAGAAGCTGCTCCGCTTATGATTACAGGCCATCGCCATATCGGTATGCGTGTAAGTGAGCTTGGTGGTGTTAACTACATGGTTGCTCCTTCTGCCAATACACACCCGATGCGATACTCTGTACTGACGGTTTCACCGGAAGCCGTAACTTGGAAAACTCCTATGATCGGAGTGCCAGAGTCTGTGCACATTGAAGCGCTCAATAATTTGCTTGCTGCAACATGGTGGCGCGAAACGCAGTATGCAGAACGCAGCGCGACAAGTGACGCTGAGGTTCTCGAGTTTTATGAAAAAAATTCTCAGCGCATAGGTACAAAGGTGCTGTAGCAGGCATAGTAAGTAACACTAAAAAGCCCTCGCAAAATACTTCTGCGAGGGCTTTTTTTAATAATGTAAAAGCGAACTTATAAGGTTGCTTTAGCAATTGTTTCTGGAGTCAGTGACGCCACTGTTTCTGTCATAACACGCTGCTGTGCAACCTGTAGGAATAAACGTACTTGAGAGAGTTTAAACTGTGCCAGTTCAACACCCTTAAGTCTGGTAGGACGGGGCAGTTCCGCTGTTAGTGGATTTACTGCTTTTCCATTTTTTAGCACTTCAAAATGTAAGTGTGGGCCGGTTGAACGACCTGTGTTGCCAACGTATCCGATGATGTCGCCAGCTTTAACTTTGCTACCGCGCTTCAGTCCTTTTTTGAACTTTCGCATATGCGCGTATGCTGTTTTTGTAGAGCTATTGTGACGAAGGGTGATCTGGTTACCATATCCACCGTTGCGCCCAATAAAGTCAATTGTACCGTCTGCTGCAGCATGGATGGGGGTTCCTCTTGGTGCTGCGTAGTCGACTCCCTTATGCAGTATTCTGCGTTTTAGAATCGGATGCCTACGGTAGCCGAACTTGGAGCTGATTCGAGCATTTTTTACAGGTTCGATTTTTCCCCTGCTGGCAGTGGTGTTGCCATTCACATCATAATACGATCCTCCGTACTCCCCTTCAAAAAAGAAAAGTTGCATCGAAGTTTTTTTACCTAAGCGAACGTATTGGAGACGTGGGGCAATGCCAGATTTTTTGGGGTAGACTTCGTAAATAACTTCAAAGTCTTTGTTCTTAATGTTTCTTCTAGTAAGTTTTTTCCTCTTTGCTAAAAGCTTGTAGGCTTGTGAAGCGATAGAGGCAGGAAGGCCGGAACGTTGTGCATCTTTAACAAATGAGTTTTTGATGATGCCCCCAACATACTGCAGTTTCCCCTTGTACTGAGTACGTTCGATTGCAGCTTTGTAAGTACCGTTTGGTTGTAGCCTAACTACAAAACGACGGTTTTTATTGAGCTGCACACTTAGTTGCGCAAGTTCCTTTCGTTTGGTTTTAGGAAGTTGGCGCAGTGTCAGGGTCATTTCTAACCCTACATCGAACCGAAAAGCCTTCTGCTTTAATGTTGTAGCAACGATTTGACGCTGTTGCCTTAGCGGAACGCCAGCTTTTTTGAGTACCCCGTACAGGGTTTCTCCCTTTTTTACCGAAACTTTTTTGGTAAAAAGTTTGTCGTTGGCGAAGCCTGGAACATGCTCCGTAGGGAGCGCGCTCTTGGGATTGATTTGTTCCCAACCATTCATGAGGTCGGAAAGATTGTAACGTTTGTCGATAGATGCGGTACTAGTCGTTGAAGCGTTTGCTAAGTTAGGTAGTGCAATAAGTGAGGTAAATAGTAGTAACGCAATGGTAAAGAACAAATAATCCTTTTGTTGTTTTGTCAAAAAGTACATTTTCATAAGTGTTTTCTCGTTTCCGAATGCCTGAATGCACTACTTGCTTAGATAAAGCTTGTCTACCCCCTCTTTTTTGAATGGAATTAGACATAGTTGAATAGTTACAATATGATTTTTGTTATACACATCATCCTTTGTTTACATCTTTTAACATGATGGTAGTGGATGACGCGTCTCATATAGTGTCCACCCCTCTTACGTACGTGGGGAACCATGCCATCATCTTGGCATCACCCTTGTTTCATCGAATCGTAAAAAAACATGCAGTAAAGTCGCCTTGCGTGCAGAACGCAAGACGACTTTTGTCGTTTCAGAAGGTATTTTCAAAGGTTAGACCTGCTGCTGGTTGTCTATTTCGATGTGATCATACTTGGCGAAGTTGATTAGATTGTTTGATGGTATGAACTAGTACAACCGGCAGCTATCTAAAATGTAAGGAGAGTTGAGATGGGCGGAGGAAAAGGCAAAATTTCAGTTTCGTCTCCACCACCTGCACCGGTGCCTCCAGCGGCGCCTCCCGTGCAGGAAGAGAACACTGTGAGCAAGGCCGACTTGTACTCCAGTGTGGAAAGCAGTCAGGCCAGTAGAGATGGCAGACGTGCAACTATTTTGACAAGCGCTCAGGGGGATGAGTCTGAAGCACGGCTGAAGAAAAGCACCCTGCTTGGCAGTTAAGACTATGCAAGCCTGTCCGGAACAACCGATGGCGGCATTTCGGAGTACAGGTAGAAGGAACAACTATGTCGCAATCATTACTTAAAGCTGTCCGGAACACGGCTGTTTTTCTGGAAGCACAACGGCAGGATTGGGAGTCTGCGTGGCGGGATGTATCATATTATATAGTTCCGCATAAGGGCACCTTTTCTTTTTCCGACTCCGGTAGCAGCGCGCGTTTTAGCAAAAAGATTATCGACGGAACCGCATCGCGGGCTATCCGGATTCTTGCGGCAGGGATGCAGAGCGGGCTTACTTCTCCGGCGCAACCGTGGTTTCGACTGCGGCTTATTGATAAGGAGTTGATGGAGTATGCTCCGGTTCGATTGTGGCTCGATGACGTTGAGAGCCGCATATATAATGAACTGGCACATGCCGGATTTTATCAGGCTGCCCATAATATGTATTCCGAGCTGGCCGCATTCGGTTCAGCAGATATGTATATGGCCTCGGACGAAAAAAAGCTTTTCAGCTTTTCGTGCCTGACATGTGGTGAGTTTGCATGGGCCTCAGATCGTTACGGAAAGATCGATACCGTTCTCCGCCGTACTAAAATGACAGTACGGCAGTTAGCGGCGCAGTTTGGTGAAGAGACTTTGTCCGCAACCGCAAGACGGATGCTTTCCCGTGATCCTTACAGCATGATTGAAATAGGGCATCTGGTGTGCCCACGGGAAGGCAAGAGCTTTGTTACGCAAGGTGCAGGTAAACCAGTACTTGCGGGTAAGAGAAATATGCCGTGGGCATCCATAACGTTTGAAATGGGAACAGATGCCACGACTGTTTTGAATGAGAGTGGCTTCATGGAATTTCCGCATCTGTGTGGAAGGTGGGATGTGACGGGTATGGATACCTATGGGTATTCACCTGCAATGGATGTGATGCCGGATGTGAAAATGCTTCAAGAGATGGCGAAAAGTCAGCTTCTTGCTGTGCATAAGGTAGTTAATCCACCAATGCGTGTTCCGGCTGGGTACAAGCAGCGTTTAAATCTTATTCCTGGTGCGCAGAACTTTGTAAATAGTACACAACAGGATGCCGTGTCTCCTCTGTATCAGATTAATCCTGATATTCAGGCTGTTTCATACAAAATTGATGATGTGCGCCGCGGGATTCGTGAAGGCTTTTTTAATGATCTGTTCTTAATGTTCACAGGTGAAGACCGTAGCAACATTACTGCAACAGAGGTGCTCGAGCGCAGTCAGGAAAAAATGGTCATGCTCGGGCCTGTAATTGAGCGTCATCAGACAGAAATTCTCGATCCGTTGCTGGCGCGAATGCTTGGAGTGCTGCAACGTTCCGGGCGGATGCCGGACGCTCCGCAGGAACTGGAAGGCAGAGCGTTGCAGGTTGAGTATGTATCCGTACTTGCTCAGGCACAAAAACTTGCTGGTTCCAACGCTATTCGTCAGTTGACGGAACAGGTTGGAAGAATGGCAGCAGTTGCACCATCCGTTCTGGATAAATTGGATTTCGATCAATGTGTGGATGAACTTGCTTCAACTTCCGGTGTTCCGGCAAGAATTCTTCGATCTGACGAAGATGTTGCCGCGCGGCGTGAAGCTGCACAGGCGCAGGCGTCAGAACTTCAGGCTCCGGAGCAAATCGAAAGATTGGCAAGTGCAGTGTCATCTGCTGTGAGTACAGTCAAAGAGTCTCCGGAACTCTTTGAAAAAATTGTTTCAACCGTAGGCGGAGGGGCAGGGGAAGATTCACAAAAACTTCTACAGGAAGCTCTGACGTTTACAGGACGCTAAGGTACGGAGAACGAATGCATGCAGATGTGGAATTGCAAGGGCTGTGCGATCTAAGTGAAACAGAATTATCGCGGCTTCTTGCAGAAGACTATGGAATGGAACAT
This genomic interval carries:
- a CDS encoding metallophosphoesterase family protein, with translation MKNQNRRQFLQSGAFTLMGMSLMGSKAFAAPTKTAFAPVRFGVISDPHLDIKGKNGMKMSAASVDCVHQAVKGLNQETGLSFVVVTGDLLLDGEKENAEAIKGLLDRLTVPYFVIAGNHDFVPVNPAKHREGFSYLTIEEFVKFFDGKGYDGSGNRYWAHSVVPGLRIIGLDANLPLEQKKWGGVLPEEQLEWLDTQLSDHKDEMNIVFMHHNVIPWSSDELKGGPKQWFCADNAEAVRAVLERHAEAAPLMITGHRHIGMRVSELGGVNYMVAPSANTHPMRYSVLTVSPEAVTWKTPMIGVPESVHIEALNNLLAATWWRETQYAERSATSDAEVLEFYEKNSQRIGTKVL
- a CDS encoding alanine/glycine:cation symporter family protein → MESFMSWLDMIDGWVWGPVMLTLLVGTGLLLTIMLKGLQFRKLGYSLYLALIKRKDDEAEDGDISNFEALMTALSATVGTGNIAGVATAIAIGGPGALFWMWITGLVGMATKFGEAVLAVKYRVKDENGEMCGGPMYYIARGLGWKGLGSVFAFFAAVAAFGIGNMVQSNSVALAVKDTFGIDPFIVGIILAILTAVVVLGGIKSIGKVTSILIPIMIVFYVGGALFIILSNLDKVGPAFSLVFEYAFSPVAASGGFAGATVAAAIRFGVARGVFSNESGLGSAPIAAAAAQTKHPVDQALVSMTQTFIDTIVICTMTGLVIIMFNWDSGLTSSSLTTEAFRLGFEGGQYVVTIGLILFAYSTILGWCYYGEKSIEYLLGTAAIKPYRIVYIAVILFGAVQKVGLVWTLADIFNGLMALPNLIGLLFLSPVIVRETREYFAMKNGVAPEALRHADK
- a CDS encoding portal protein is translated as MSQSLLKAVRNTAVFLEAQRQDWESAWRDVSYYIVPHKGTFSFSDSGSSARFSKKIIDGTASRAIRILAAGMQSGLTSPAQPWFRLRLIDKELMEYAPVRLWLDDVESRIYNELAHAGFYQAAHNMYSELAAFGSADMYMASDEKKLFSFSCLTCGEFAWASDRYGKIDTVLRRTKMTVRQLAAQFGEETLSATARRMLSRDPYSMIEIGHLVCPREGKSFVTQGAGKPVLAGKRNMPWASITFEMGTDATTVLNESGFMEFPHLCGRWDVTGMDTYGYSPAMDVMPDVKMLQEMAKSQLLAVHKVVNPPMRVPAGYKQRLNLIPGAQNFVNSTQQDAVSPLYQINPDIQAVSYKIDDVRRGIREGFFNDLFLMFTGEDRSNITATEVLERSQEKMVMLGPVIERHQTEILDPLLARMLGVLQRSGRMPDAPQELEGRALQVEYVSVLAQAQKLAGSNAIRQLTEQVGRMAAVAPSVLDKLDFDQCVDELASTSGVPARILRSDEDVAARREAAQAQASELQAPEQIERLASAVSSAVSTVKESPELFEKIVSTVGGGAGEDSQKLLQEALTFTGR
- a CDS encoding M23 family metallopeptidase, which gives rise to MKMYFLTKQQKDYLFFTIALLLFTSLIALPNLANASTTSTASIDKRYNLSDLMNGWEQINPKSALPTEHVPGFANDKLFTKKVSVKKGETLYGVLKKAGVPLRQQRQIVATTLKQKAFRFDVGLEMTLTLRQLPKTKRKELAQLSVQLNKNRRFVVRLQPNGTYKAAIERTQYKGKLQYVGGIIKNSFVKDAQRSGLPASIASQAYKLLAKRKKLTRRNIKNKDFEVIYEVYPKKSGIAPRLQYVRLGKKTSMQLFFFEGEYGGSYYDVNGNTTASRGKIEPVKNARISSKFGYRRHPILKRRILHKGVDYAAPRGTPIHAAADGTIDFIGRNGGYGNQITLRHNSSTKTAYAHMRKFKKGLKRGSKVKAGDIIGYVGNTGRSTGPHLHFEVLKNGKAVNPLTAELPRPTRLKGVELAQFKLSQVRLFLQVAQQRVMTETVASLTPETIAKATL